In Chloroflexota bacterium, one DNA window encodes the following:
- a CDS encoding acyltransferase translates to MNTLLLGLVFLAPPFLKKILLRWFFNAKIGRHVELDWLTSIAARHIELGDHSAIRMGTLIRLNGDFKLGAYGEISIFNLIYGSSTFSAGNATYIGPQCIINAEETVQIGNGSALGPRSMVFTHGSFLPYNEGYWARRAGVTIGNKVWCAAGVFLHPGVEIGDDTFVNSRSVVMQSIPGGSVVEGNPAQVVYPIERIKRKMTPARLDAAMALVLRDFVEVGLRRELGVTEIEEREGYVRARWRGALYEIALVRATNDAACALTAPRQIYLVNRADWSAPAGAWVFDCRAQRTRYLADPIHTALRMFMLRYYGIRFEDDC, encoded by the coding sequence TAAAGAAAATTCTGTTGCGGTGGTTTTTCAACGCCAAAATTGGACGACACGTCGAGTTAGATTGGTTAACCAGTATTGCTGCGCGCCACATCGAGTTGGGTGATCATAGTGCGATTCGCATGGGCACGCTTATTCGTTTGAACGGCGATTTCAAACTCGGCGCGTATGGCGAGATCAGCATCTTTAATTTGATTTACGGTTCGTCCACCTTCAGTGCGGGTAATGCGACGTACATCGGACCGCAGTGTATCATCAACGCGGAGGAGACGGTGCAGATCGGCAATGGGTCGGCGTTGGGTCCGCGCAGCATGGTTTTTACACACGGCTCATTTTTGCCGTACAACGAAGGATACTGGGCGCGCCGCGCCGGGGTAACGATTGGCAACAAGGTGTGGTGCGCGGCAGGTGTATTCTTGCATCCCGGTGTTGAAATTGGCGATGACACATTCGTCAACTCGCGGTCGGTTGTCATGCAATCCATTCCCGGCGGGTCGGTGGTGGAAGGCAATCCGGCGCAGGTGGTTTATCCGATAGAGCGCATCAAGCGAAAGATGACGCCGGCGCGCCTCGATGCCGCGATGGCGCTCGTCTTGCGCGATTTTGTCGAAGTCGGTTTGCGGCGTGAACTCGGGGTGACGGAGATCGAAGAACGCGAGGGGTACGTGCGCGCGCGTTGGCGCGGCGCACTGTACGAGATCGCGCTCGTGCGCGCGACGAACGACGCCGCGTGCGCGTTGACCGCCCCGCGCCAAATCTATCTCGTCAATCGCGCGGACTGGTCGGCGCCAGCCGGCGCGTGGGTGTTCGATTGCCGCGCGCAGCGCACGCGCTATCTCGCGGATCCGATCCACACCGCGTTGCGGATGTTCATGCTGAGATACTATGGAATTCGATTCGAAGATGATTGCTGA
- a CDS encoding acyl carrier protein, with product MATREQIQAVVLSALIEINQQAPPHKHFAVSEQTALFGIGGALDSLGLVNLIVEIEQRLEDELGVALVLADERAMAQKNSPFRNVPALVDYVLARIQEQAHD from the coding sequence ATGGCAACTCGTGAGCAAATTCAAGCGGTCGTGTTGAGCGCGTTAATCGAGATCAACCAGCAAGCGCCACCGCACAAACATTTTGCAGTGTCGGAACAGACCGCGCTCTTTGGCATCGGCGGCGCGCTCGATTCGCTGGGCTTGGTCAATTTGATCGTCGAGATCGAACAACGGTTGGAAGACGAACTAGGCGTCGCACTGGTGCTCGCCGACGAACGCGCGATGGCGCAAAAGAATAGTCCGTTCCGCAACGTGCCAGCGTTGGTGGACTATGTGCTCGCGCGGATTCAGGAGCAAGCGCATGACTGA
- a CDS encoding PQQ-like beta-propeller repeat protein encodes MLAYLGAFLFILYCAAQSLPSPLDVAASSQTSTESDLTAYIPNPKVTLQSQSFIAPPTDQTAAAPNAAEKLFLPLLVRAAGTLVPTATATAINPTATRTATLGPSTGEWSQHAHDAQHTGYTDQVVAAPWRWKWVWNGANASGGIATGKFGLPRNSQPVTGGGRVYIAAGGNGVYALNSANGSPLWNTRPGGNINSTPAYDSGTNAVFVLSSNGTLYKLDAATGNTSGQFATGGSSTLPLPPSVLSDRVLISMGTKVYAINKTTMAQLWAYDAGSAVHTPPAYSPSRNRVIAISEDLMVHAINNANGTRVWSIKPTPLTAGDPGQDSNSAESKYGWPVIAEAHGLVLVRYRLDWQTLWTWNPWPSTNSAMRANLTNRPDQQAIFALSLDTGASAFIANVGNGGYGDGGYIPMGPQPVVKRFANGQEVAYIVMRGAPCDASPCDGRWDSHLGEMELDSTTVSGYQAGDVRYIRNTFFPTDEQANLSMSGDYLLGGHWMFGLAHAITDRSASRGTSSNRIQTTDLPHIITSASNCGFSASHYCGSSLIQDGDPRTIPGGFYIYYNQGTVYDRYWSEYASWVVSNGIVYFVSADGAIVALESGAPAAPVANTLFAPATTTPAAMKLAQAMLNVNDTPSVIPYTDARRYAGQTATVEGTLQFVFNNGVAAYLGFKNPHQGEFKARVLKENWNNFDAPPETLFQVGQRVRVTGTIEWYQGDPVIYVRVPAQVQIVGP; translated from the coding sequence GTGCTAGCCTACTTGGGCGCATTTCTGTTCATCCTCTACTGCGCCGCACAATCACTCCCCTCCCCACTTGATGTCGCTGCTAGCTCTCAAACATCCACCGAATCAGACTTGACCGCTTACATTCCAAATCCAAAAGTCACACTGCAATCACAATCATTCATCGCACCGCCAACGGATCAGACCGCGGCAGCACCCAACGCTGCTGAAAAGTTGTTCTTGCCGTTGCTCGTCCGCGCGGCTGGCACGTTGGTGCCGACCGCGACCGCAACCGCAATCAATCCGACTGCAACGCGGACAGCGACTTTGGGTCCTTCAACGGGCGAATGGTCGCAACACGCCCATGACGCGCAACATACCGGTTATACCGATCAAGTTGTTGCCGCGCCCTGGCGTTGGAAATGGGTGTGGAATGGCGCTAACGCCTCGGGCGGAATTGCGACCGGCAAATTCGGTTTGCCGCGCAACAGCCAGCCGGTGACCGGTGGTGGACGGGTGTACATTGCGGCGGGAGGCAATGGCGTGTACGCGCTCAACAGCGCAAATGGCTCACCGTTGTGGAATACCAGACCGGGCGGCAACATCAATTCGACGCCGGCGTATGACAGCGGGACGAACGCCGTGTTCGTTCTATCGAGCAATGGCACGCTGTACAAACTTGATGCGGCGACTGGCAACACGTCAGGTCAGTTTGCGACCGGCGGATCCAGCACGTTGCCGCTGCCGCCGAGCGTGCTCAGCGATCGCGTTTTGATTTCGATGGGTACGAAGGTGTATGCGATCAACAAAACGACGATGGCGCAATTGTGGGCATACGATGCCGGTTCGGCAGTGCATACGCCGCCGGCGTACTCGCCCTCGCGCAATCGCGTGATTGCCATTTCGGAAGACCTGATGGTTCACGCGATCAACAACGCGAATGGTACGCGTGTGTGGAGCATCAAACCCACCCCGTTAACCGCCGGCGATCCCGGGCAAGATAGCAACTCTGCCGAATCGAAATATGGTTGGCCCGTGATTGCCGAAGCGCACGGCTTGGTCTTGGTGCGTTATCGCTTGGATTGGCAAACCCTCTGGACGTGGAATCCGTGGCCCAGCACGAACAGCGCGATGCGCGCGAATCTAACCAATCGCCCTGATCAGCAAGCGATCTTTGCGTTGAGTTTGGATACCGGCGCGAGCGCGTTTATCGCGAACGTGGGTAACGGCGGCTATGGCGATGGCGGGTACATCCCGATGGGACCGCAACCCGTGGTCAAGCGATTCGCAAATGGTCAAGAAGTGGCATACATCGTGATGCGCGGCGCGCCGTGCGATGCCTCGCCGTGCGATGGACGTTGGGATTCGCACCTCGGCGAGATGGAGTTGGACAGCACCACGGTGAGTGGTTATCAAGCCGGCGATGTGCGATATATCCGCAACACCTTTTTCCCGACCGACGAACAAGCGAACCTCTCGATGTCGGGCGACTATTTGCTCGGCGGTCACTGGATGTTCGGTCTGGCGCACGCGATCACCGACCGCTCGGCGAGTCGAGGCACGTCGTCGAACAGAATCCAGACGACCGACTTGCCGCACATCATCACCTCCGCGAGCAATTGCGGATTCAGCGCCAGTCATTATTGCGGGAGCAGTCTAATCCAGGATGGCGACCCGCGCACGATTCCCGGCGGTTTCTACATCTACTACAACCAAGGCACGGTCTATGATCGCTATTGGAGCGAGTACGCGTCCTGGGTCGTCAGCAATGGCATCGTCTACTTTGTCAGCGCCGACGGCGCAATCGTGGCGCTCGAAAGCGGCGCACCCGCCGCGCCGGTGGCGAACACGTTATTCGCGCCGGCAACGACGACGCCTGCCGCGATGAAATTGGCGCAAGCCATGCTCAACGTAAACGATACGCCTTCTGTCATTCCGTACACCGACGCGCGACGCTATGCCGGACAAACGGCGACGGTCGAAGGTACGCTCCAGTTCGTGTTCAACAATGGCGTGGCGGCGTACCTGGGATTTAAGAACCCGCATCAAGGCGAGTTCAAGGCGCGCGTTCTTAAAGAAAACTGGAACAACTTTGATGCGCCGCCCGAAACATTGTTCCAAGTTGGGCAACGCGTTCGCGTCACCGGTACGATCGAATGGTATCAAGGCGATCCGGTGATTTACGTGCGTGTGCCGGCGCAAGTGCAGATAGTTGGTCCGTAA
- the opgC gene encoding OpgC domain-containing protein has protein sequence MADLSNEVAPAMSLASAKSNSIAQKAKAASDRLVGIDALRGLAILGMSLRHTAYFLRFPLQAETYGGAPAKLLGWPYWVSGLLANATAPTFFFLFGLSLALYVNGRRRAGEDEWAITRFLATRAIVVFLLDVTICDWAWAGPRPYTHVLLSIAIAMLFLSVARWLPLGVLTGFALILVLGYQLFLPVITPQFSETQDFLMALLFSYSTLTRPATEFSVFGWFPLPILGFVLGQYVSQPVMRRPRTWVFIGAAMIVAWFALRVTNVLNEPTPFVPSEGWRDFLIMSKTPPSLSFFMLNLGLSAWALGALYAAGDWLSRPPLQWLSVCGQATLFFFVAHILVYGPMTQFVISLNLPGPPIIYTFIIWFTGLAFLIPLAYYYRRLKRRHPQSFLRYL, from the coding sequence ATGGCTGATCTTTCAAACGAGGTCGCGCCGGCGATGTCGCTCGCGTCTGCCAAGTCGAACTCAATCGCGCAGAAGGCAAAAGCCGCGTCCGACCGGTTGGTGGGCATAGACGCACTGCGCGGGCTGGCGATCCTGGGAATGTCTTTGCGGCACACGGCGTATTTTTTGCGTTTTCCGCTCCAAGCGGAAACGTATGGCGGCGCGCCGGCAAAATTGCTGGGCTGGCCCTACTGGGTATCCGGGTTGCTTGCGAATGCGACCGCGCCGACGTTCTTTTTTCTGTTCGGTCTCAGTCTCGCGTTGTACGTCAACGGTCGGCGGCGCGCCGGCGAGGATGAGTGGGCGATCACCCGGTTTTTAGCCACGCGCGCAATCGTCGTGTTCTTGCTTGATGTAACGATTTGTGACTGGGCATGGGCGGGTCCGCGCCCGTACACGCATGTATTGCTGAGTATCGCGATTGCGATGCTCTTTCTGAGTGTGGCGCGTTGGTTGCCGCTTGGCGTGCTCACCGGGTTTGCGTTGATCCTCGTGCTGGGGTATCAACTCTTTTTGCCGGTGATTACACCGCAGTTCAGCGAGACGCAAGATTTCTTGATGGCGTTGTTATTTTCGTACAGCACACTTACGCGCCCCGCGACCGAGTTTTCGGTGTTCGGCTGGTTCCCTTTGCCGATTCTAGGTTTTGTGCTAGGGCAGTATGTTTCTCAGCCAGTGATGCGCCGACCGCGCACGTGGGTGTTCATCGGCGCAGCGATGATCGTCGCGTGGTTCGCGCTGCGCGTGACGAATGTGTTGAACGAGCCGACACCGTTCGTGCCGAGCGAAGGTTGGCGCGATTTTCTGATTATGAGCAAGACTCCACCGAGTTTGAGTTTTTTCATGTTGAACTTGGGTTTGTCGGCGTGGGCGCTTGGGGCACTTTATGCCGCCGGCGATTGGTTATCGCGTCCGCCGTTGCAGTGGCTGTCCGTGTGCGGTCAAGCGACGTTGTTCTTTTTTGTCGCGCACATCTTGGTTTATGGACCGATGACGCAATTCGTCATCTCGCTCAACCTCCCCGGTCCGCCGATCATTTACACGTTCATCATTTGGTTCACTGGACTGGCGTTTTTGATTCCACTCGCGTACTATTATCGCCGGCTCAAGCGACGCCACCCGCAAAGTTTTTTGCGTTATCTCTAA